TAGAGATTGCTTCACGttgaaaaatgaaattgaaaggtTGATCAGGGCGGGTCGCTCACAATTGAATGATCGTGGTGATCGCTGGCAGGGCGATCGCCAACAGGGGAAtcactacaagggaaaccgcCAACAGGATGATCACAGGCGGGATGACCTTCGTCAGACGCCAGCAGTGGACAAAAAGGAGACATTGGCGACGAGAAAGAAAGGAGCggaagaaaccttcaacaagGACCTCGAACCGTCGGTTGAGACGATCAACACAATCGCAGGCGGCTTCGGCAGAGGCGGCGACACGCCGGCTGCAAGATGCAGGCATGTGAGGGCGGTGAGTTCAGTACAAGAATTTTCAACTCCATTTGGTTTTCAGCACCCGGACATAGTGATATCGTCGGCCGATTTTGAAGGGATTAAAACACATAAGGACGATCTCGTGGTGGTAATGGTAAGGATTAATAGTTTCAATGTACGAAGAGTGCTCTTAGATCAGGGTAGTTCTGCAGATATCATCTATGACGATGCATTTGACCAGTTGGGGTTAACATACAAACACCTAATGCCATACTCAGGGACTTTGGTAGGCTTCTCGGGGGAACAAGTCTGGGTGCGTGGATACTTGGATTTGGACACAATTTTTGGTGTGGACGAGAACGCAAAGCTCATGCACGTTAGGTATTTGGTTTTGCAGGTAGTGGCATCGTACAATGTTATCATTGGTCAGAACACGCTGAATCGCCTCTGCGCAGTGATATCGACAgctcacctggcggtgaagTACCCACTGATCTACGGAAAAATAGGAAAGATCGCGGTAGATCAGCGGCGGGCGAGGGAATGCTACAACAACTGCCTTAGTTTATGTGGGAAGAAGGGAGCCAACGATGGGCACATATGTCACGAGATTGAGATCTTGGAAGGCGATCAAAGTCAGCAGGGCGAACAGGACCGGAGCCAAAGCGGCGCGAGAAGGCGGGGACGGTGGACTGGTGAAAGGTTTGGGGGTCCGGGGAGCAACCGGAATCAGGAAAGGCCAGATGATAGGACAGGAAGAGATGGGCAATTCACGGACATTTGTGCGGAGGAGCGCTGGGCAAACGTAATTGCGGACTTGGAAATGTACAAATTCAGTAGGGGAGTAATGGCGATTCAACCCAGGCTCACAATTAGTCAGGAAAGACGCATGGAGAAGTTGGTggaggacaattttgacctcttcaattGGAGTTAGAAGGACGCGGCGTTCTGGGGATTACCCAGGTTCAAGAAGCCAACTCTTTTGGGCACTCGACAGGAGGGGAATGGAGAAAAGGAGGCATTGATGCAAGGTGCGGTTCGGCTAAATCTACAGCGGGGTGGTGGCGAACGTGGCGAGTGGGAAAGTTCGAACAGCCCTGGGCTGAGCCGAAGAAAGTAGGGGAACGGAGCCAAGAGCATCGCCGCGGGAGCAAAGGGAAAGAGAAGGCGGGGTATTGGAAACCAGTAAGGACTGCGATCTTCAAACCTTCAGGGGCGGCACGGCACGACAAGCAAGGAAACAAGTTGGGAAAGAATTCCTTCTACCATAGGGCGGCCGGGCAAGAAGACCGGTCTCACAAGGGTAAAGATTGGCAGGCAAGCACATCGGGTCTGAAAGATGAGGTGATTGGCACGATGCTCTAGTCAGAAAGGATCACTACGGGGAGAGCGGAGTAAATGCAGAGCAGGAGCAGTGGCGTGACGGGAAGGAGTGTAGCaaggacaaaaataaagatataCTATTTTTCTCCatcacgggagttttttaatgaggcatccctcaataaatgtaaaatcctttttacaatcaaatacagaaggatattctcagcaatactcccaACTTACAACTGAATTGTGACGGTTGCCCGGTgcgaaaaattccctgaaggtggcgatcccaacaagaccttgatgtctggggatcgctccggaaagtccggcgcgaccGCTCCCacgttggcgacgtgtgcggataagtttcttatcccaaaagcctccCCAAAATATGGGCGAGCACTCATAACTAGGCTAAGCCTCGGGCAACCtacatggccattgggaccccagCCACTGTAAGTCCTCGCCAGGAAAAAACTGGCAATGCCACACCcgatcttacgggaaaagcgtgtgaacaaagcctcagttcaaaactgagcaaaagtcctagttaaaaccTGGCACATGCCCAAGGTCGCCAAACGTAATTCAAACTTAAATCGTAAAACAAGCGCAAATGCAAAATGGCAAAGCGATAAGCAGAAGGAGACAGAAAGAGTTGCGATAAATTCTCATTAATGGTTAGCCTCCACGGGCGATCATAATTACAAAGGTGGTAACGAAAAGTAAATACGAGTGGTCAGACTACattgatattttctttttctctttcattttcagCAGCCAAGAAGTACTCCGCGTTGAAGCCTGGTGGTTCGTTCGGGCCGACCAAGCCTTCAGGGGTGATTCTCTTGAAGGCCCCCTATCTCTCTAAGGTCTAGCCCTTTGTAAAGATGCTGGATCTGGGCCATAGCAAGAAAGAAGTCGCGGCCGCGCTCTTCCACAGCCTCAGTAGCAGCTTCAATCTACAGCTTCGTTCTAAGGGCTTTGGCGTCAGAGGATGCCTGGGCCTCCGCTTCCGCGATAAAGttgtcttcagcctctatatggGTTATCGCCGTGGCAAGGGCCTCGCTCGTCGACAATAGTTCCCCGCGTAGGAACGCAAGCTCTTTATCCTTGGCAACGCAGGTTTCCTTACCCACAACGATCGCATGGTCCCGAGCGTCCAAATCCTTCTGCTTATCGTCGAGTTCATCTTCCAACTCTTTAACTCTCCCCTCGGAGGCAGACAAGTCAGACTCGCGTTCTCCCATTTCGACGCCCAATCTTTTCAGCCTGGTCACCTTGTCCGCCACCTGGGCCAACTACCTATCGCGCTCGACGTACGCCGCAAGCGTGGCAGTGCGGTACCCCTCCTCTTTCTGGCGAAGCTCTTCAACCTCGGTGGCGGTGACCGAATCCCTGAAAAACTTAGCAAATAGGCATCCAGCGCGAAGAAGGCTCAAGATGGCTTCTTGAGCCACGCCATCAAGATTGGGATTTTCTGCCTCCTTTGAACTCCCAAAGAAGGGGTCGGTCAACATAAAGTCGACGACGGTGAATTGTTGATCTACTGGGGAATTCTCTTTCTCCTCGATGATCAAGTGGTCAGGGGCATGAGAAGAGTGACGAGGGGAAAGCAGGGGTGACGGCAGGGCGACAGGGGCCTGGTCCTCACCGTTGCCACTCATTGGGCGAGTAGGGGAGCCCTGGGGTGAGCTCACCTCGACTTGTTGAGCCGAGTGATCAGAAGAAGGGACTGGCTGAGGGGCGACCGAGGCGGTGCCCTCGGGCGCGGCCTGGCTGATGAGGGTCTCCTTGGGGGCGGATGATGTTCTCGCCTCGCCTTCTGGATTTGGGTTGCTCTCGGCAGCCGGGCGTCGGTGGGAGATGACGGTCTCGCCAGATTTGGGTTccttggtcttcttctttttcttttttaacaaGGGAGCGACGATCTTGCCCTTTCCATCCAACGATGGCTCGCCAGTTTCGGCTTCTTTGGATTTGCGGGATTTTTTCTTCGGTGAGGGAAGAATAGTATCATCGACGGCACTCGGCGTTGGCCCACCAGACTCAGGAA
This is a stretch of genomic DNA from Lotus japonicus ecotype B-129 chromosome 1, LjGifu_v1.2. It encodes these proteins:
- the LOC130736852 gene encoding uncharacterized protein LOC130736852; amino-acid sequence: MKNLVLETYSGNTDSKDHQLYSNTKMVISAASDAVKCRMFPSTFTGTAMAWFTTLPRGSFMNFRDFSSKFLVQFLASKIRLVTIDDLYNVRQSEGETLKQRRAKAEKDGSQKDISPVNRQGREKGESSKRRDNKPKSSDKFVKEQLYPKKESFERRRPWSQADYCRREGSGKSLSMHLTELLREVKATHVVVESERDVNPPRVAVDKTKWCEYHRSTGHDTRDCFTLKNEIERLIRAGRSQLNDRGDRWQGDRQQGNHYKGNRQQDDHRRDDLRQTPAVDKKETLATRKKGAEETFNKDLEPSVETINTIAGGFGRGGDTPAARCRHVRAVSSVQEFSTPFGFQHPDIVISSADFEGIKTHKDDLVVVMVRINSFNVRRVLLDQGSSADIIYDDAFDQLGLTYKHLMPYSGTLVGFSGEQVWVRGYLDLDTIFGVDENAKLMHVRYLVLQVVASYNVIIGQNTLNRLCAVISTAHLAVKYPLIYGKIGKIAVDQRRARECYNNCLSLCGKKGANDGHICHEIEILEGDQSQQGEQDRSQSGARRRGRWTGERFGGPGSNRNQERPDDRTGRDGQFTDICAEERWANVIADLEMYKFSRGVMAIQPRLTISQERRMEKLVEDNFDLFNWS